A stretch of DNA from Streptomyces sp. NBC_01197:
GGCCGCGCCGCAGGGCTGCGCCGCACCACCACGTTCGAAGCGCCGGAGGCCTGAACCATGCAGTTCGGACGCACCTACGAGGAGTTCGAGGTCGGCGCCGTCTACAAGCACTGGCCCGGCAAGACGGTCACCGAGTACGACGACCACCTCTTCTGCCTGCTCACCATGAACCACCACCCCCTCCACATGGACGGCAACTACGCGGAGAAGACCACCGACTTCGGCAAGAACGTCGTCGTCGGGAACTACATCTACTCCCTGCTCCTCGGCATGTCCGTGCCCGACGTGTCCGGCAAGGCCATCGCCAACCTGGAAGTCGAGTCGCTCAAGCACATCGCGCCGACCCTCCACGGCGACACCCTCTACGGCGAGACCACCGTCCTGGACAAGACCCCCTCCAAGTCCAAGAGTGACCGCGGAATCGTGTACGTCGAGACCAAGGGCTACAACCAGGACGGCACCGTCGTCTGTGTCTTCCGCCGCAAGGTCATGGTCCCCACCGCCACCTACATCAAGGAGCGCGGCGGAGAACAGCCCGGCCGCCCTGTTCCTTCCCAGTAGGCGATTTCCCACCAACAGCGTGACGTCACAGGAGAAGCAGTCATGAGCCGACTCGCCCAGACACCGGGTCTCACCGATGTGCAGCAGGAAATCCTGGCCACCGTCAGGGACTTCGTCGACAAGGAGATCCTGCCGGTCGCGACCGAACTCGAACACCGCGACGAGTACCCGTCCCAGATCGTCGAGGGCCTCAAGGAACTCGGCGTGTTCGGGCTGATGATCCCCGAGGAGTACGGGGGCCTGGGCGAGTCGCTGCTCACCTACGCGCTGTGTGTCGAAGAAATAGCGCGTGGCTGGATGAGCGTGTCGGGCATCATCAACACGCACTTCATCGTGGCGTACATGCTCAAGCAGCACGGCACCCAGGAGCAGAAGGACACCTTCCTGCCGCGGATGGCCGCCGGCGAGGTCCGCGGCGCGTTCTCGATGTCCGAGCCCGCGCTGGGGTCGGATGTGTCGGCGATCACCTCGAAGGGGATCAGGGACGGCGACGACTACGTCCTGAACGGCCAGAAGATGTGGCTGACCAACGGCGGCACGTCCTCACTCGTCGCGGTCCTGTGCCGTAGTGACGAGGGTCACCCCGAGGGCACGGCCCCGCACAAGTCGATGACGACCTTCCTGGTCGAGAAGGAGCCGGGCTTCGGCGAGGTCCGCCCGGGCCTGACCATCCCCGGCAAGATCGACAAGATGGGCTACAAGGGGGTCGACACCACCGAGCTGATCATGGACGACCTGCGAATTCCGGCCAATCGCGTACTTGGTGGGGTTACGGGCCGAGGGTTTTACCAAATGATGGACGGAGTCGAAGTCGGGCGGGTGAATGTCGCAGCGCGTGGCTGCGGAGTAGCACAGCGCGCCTTCGAGCTGGGTATCAGCTACGCACAGCAACGTCACACTTTCGGCAAACAGATCGCCCAGCATCAGGCAATTCAGTTCAAGCTGTCCGAAATGGCTACCAAGGTGGAAGCCGCCCATGCGATGATGGTCAATGCGGCACGCAAAAAGGACTCCGGGGAACGAAACGACCTTGAAGCGGGGATGGCCAAGTATCTGGCCTCCGAGTACTGCAAGGAGGTCGTGGAGGACGCCTTCCGTATCCACGGTGGATACGGGTTCTCCAAGGAGTATGAGATCGAGCGGCTCTACCGCGAGGCCCCGATGCTGCTGATCGGCGAAGGTACTGCCGAGATCCAGAAAATGATCATCGGTCGGCGCCTCCTCGAAGAGTACCGATTCCAGGGCTGATTGTCCCTTTCGTGGCGATATATCAGCGAAGAAGATCACAGCCAGTCATCATCTTCCAGCCGCCGACTCGGCTTCCTGGCTTGCCCAGTTGTGGTGCACAACCGATAGCATCGCCCGAAAGCCGCCGTCCCCCGTTCCCGTGCGGCATCATCCGCTACGAAGGTCATTCATGCCCCACAGCCAAACCTCTGCACCACGCGGTCGAGTCCGTCTCGCGCGCGGAGCATCGCCGTGGCTCCTGCCGACTGTCGCGACCGCGGCGCTCAGCCTGGCCCGGGCTCGCCGGTCCGGCCGCTGGGCTGCTGCCGCCGTGCCCACCACCGCCCTCGCGGCGGGAATGCTGTGGTTCTTCCGCGACCCCGAGCGGGAGATCACACAGGGCAGGGTCATCTCGCCGGCCGACGGCGTAGTGCAGAGCATCATGCCGTGGAAGGACGGGCGCACCCGCGTCGCGATCTTCATGAGCCCGCTGAACGTCCACGTGAACCGCGCACCACTGGCGGGCACCGTGACGTCCGTCGAGCACATCCCCGGCGGTTACGTCCCGGCGTTCAACAAGGAGAGCGAGAACAACGAGCGCGTTGTCTGGCACTTCGACACCGAGCTCGGCGACATCGAGATGGTGCAGATCGCCGGTGCCGTCGCACGGCGCATCGTGCCGTACCTTCCCCAGGGTACGAAGGTGGAGCAGGGCGAGCGGATCGGCCTGATCCGCTTCGGTTCTCGCGTCGACATCTACCTTCCGGAAGGTATCGATGTCGCGGTCGAGGTCGGCCAGCCCACCACCGCGGGGGTGACTCGAATTGACCGTGATTGATCCGGAGACACAGACCGGCTGGGTTCCCGAGGCGGAGGCCGAGGACGACATCGAGGACATGCCGCTCTCGCTGCGGCTGTCGATAGCGGACACCCTGACTCTCGGCAACGCGACGTGCGGATTCATGGCGGTGTACTTCACCACCACCGGAATCCTCATCCCGCACCTCCAGGGCAGCCAGGAGACCGGCATGGGGCGGCACTCCGCCGCGACCGCCGTGATCCTGATGCTGCTCGCCGCGATCTTCGACCTCTGCGACGGGCTCGTGGCGCGTAAGCTGCGCAGCTCGGCGATGGGGGCGGAGCTGGACAACCTCTCGGACCTGATCAGCTTCGGGCTCGCCCCGGCCTACTTCGTGCTGGTGTACGGGATGGTCGCGGACGACGCCCACCAGCGCGTCGCGGCGGTGGCGGCGATCGTGGTGCTGCTGGCGGTGGTGCTGAGGCTCGCCCGGTTCTCCTGCGTGACCATGAAGGACGGCACGTTCCAGGGCATGCCGTCCCCCTTCGGGGCGCTGACCGTGGTCTCCATCGTGCTCCTCCAGCTGCCCTTCGTACCGACGCTGCTCGCGGTCATCGGGGTCGCCTGGCTGATGGTGAGCCGGGTCGAGTACCCGAAGCCGCGGGGTGTCCTCGCGGTGGGGATGCTCAGCTGGATCGTGGGCGCCATGGGACTGCTCGCCGCCTGGGCGTTCGACGCTCCCGGCGGCCAGCTGCTCCTGCAGACCGGCTGTGCGCTCCAGGTGGTGCTGGGTGCGGTCATTCCGCTCTTCGCCACCGCGCGCCGGGTGAACACCTTCCGCGGCAACCGCCGCGAGGCGCGTACGGCGCAGCTGCCGTAGCTCCCGGACAGTGCCGGAGGGCCCCGAGTGCATCGCACTCGGGGCCCTCCGGCGTTGTCATGAGGTCCGGCCGGTCTCGGCGGGGACTGCGAAGACCCGCTGCAGCAGGTCCGCGAGTACGGTCCGGTCGGCGTCCGGCAGGCCTTCGAGACCGGCCAGCGTCGTGTGCATCCCCGCCCTGATCGCGTCGACGGTGCGCTCGCCCGCCGCGGTGAGGAGGACGTTCTTGACGCGCCGGTCGGTGGGGCTGGGTTCCCTGCGTACGAGTGCGCGCTTCTCCAGCCGGTCGATGATCCCGGTCATGTTGGAGGCGTCACAGGCCAGTGTGGTCGCCAGGGCGCGCATCGCGGACGGCCCCCGGCGCAGCACGCTGAGCGTCTTGCCCTGGCTGGCCGTGAGCCCCTCGGCGGCGGCCGCTGCCGTGAAGTCGCCGTAGTAGGCGCCGAGCGAGACCGAGAGCAGCTCCATGAGCCGGTCGGTGCCGGGTCCGGGGGTTTCTGGCATGGGGCGATGCTACGCCCGGAAAGTTGACCATCTCAAATACTTGGACAGGGCTGGGCCGCCCCCGCCCGCGGGCGCGAGCCGGGCCGGGCGGCGCCCCGCCCGGCCCCCGTTCACACCCCGGAGTGACCCGTTGTCACTCGCGCACGAGGAAATCGCGGGCGATGTTCTCGGCGGCCTGCTCCAGGAGCGGGCCCGCGTTGGCGATACAGCGCTCCACGTCTGGCTCCAGCTCCGTGAGAGCGTACGCACGGCGAATGCCCGCCCGGCCGAGGACCTCAGCCGGGAGCGTGAGACGTCCGCAGACCGCGACGACCTCCTTACCCGCGGCCCTCGCCGCCGCGGCGACACCGGCCGGTGCCTTGCCGTGCAGGGTCTGCTCGTCGAGCGAACCCTCACCGGTGACGACCAGGGTCGCCCGGGCCACGGCCGGGGCGAAGCCCAGGACGTCGAGCATCACGTCGATACCCGCGCGGAAGCTCGCCCCCAGACCGACCAGCGCCCCGAAGCCGATACCGCCCGCGGCACCGGCCCCCGGCGCGAGAGCGGCTTCCGCGGCCCCCGCCCCGATGGACTTCTCCAGCACGGCGGCGAAGTGCGTCAGCGCGGCGTCCAGGGCCGCGACCTGCTCGGGGGACGCGCCCTTCTGCGGCCCGTACACCGCGGGTGCGCCCTTGGGCCCGGTCAGCGGGTTGTCCACGTCGCTGGCGAGGACGATCTCCGTGCCGGCCAGCCGGGTGTCCAGACCGGACAGATCGGCCGTCGCCAGCTCGTTCAGTCCCCCGCCACCCGGCCCCACGGGCTGTCCGGCGGCGTCCAGGAAGCGGGCACCGAGCGCGGCCAGCATGCCAGCGCCACCGTCGGTCGTGGCGCTGCCGCCGACACCGAAGACGATGGACCTGGCCCCCGCGTCGAGCGCCGCGCGCAGCAACTCACCTGAGCCGTACGTGGTGGCGGTCAGCGGAGCGAATACCCCGGCCGGGAGGTGCTGGAGGCCGGAGGCCTCGGCCATTTCCACCACGGCCACACCGTCGCGCAGCGCGAACGCCGCGGTCAGCTGCTCACCGAGGGGCCCGGTGACCCGTACCTCGTGCCGGTCGAACCCCGCCGCGACCGCGGCGGCGACGGTGCCGTCCCCGCCGTCGGCGACGGGCAGGGTCTCGACCTGCACACCGGGAACGATCCGCCGCAGGCCGGCCGTCACCCGCTCAGCGACCTCCACGGCCGTGAGGGACCCCTTGAATTTGTCGGCCGCCACGAGCACCCGTGCGGCTTCAGTTACTGCTCCGTCCGTCACCTTGTTTATCCCTTGCTTTCGAACAGGCAGTCGCGCCGCTCCGACCCTATCCGCACCACCCGCCCGCTGCCC
This window harbors:
- a CDS encoding MaoC family dehydratase translates to MQFGRTYEEFEVGAVYKHWPGKTVTEYDDHLFCLLTMNHHPLHMDGNYAEKTTDFGKNVVVGNYIYSLLLGMSVPDVSGKAIANLEVESLKHIAPTLHGDTLYGETTVLDKTPSKSKSDRGIVYVETKGYNQDGTVVCVFRRKVMVPTATYIKERGGEQPGRPVPSQ
- a CDS encoding acyl-CoA dehydrogenase family protein, with the protein product MSRLAQTPGLTDVQQEILATVRDFVDKEILPVATELEHRDEYPSQIVEGLKELGVFGLMIPEEYGGLGESLLTYALCVEEIARGWMSVSGIINTHFIVAYMLKQHGTQEQKDTFLPRMAAGEVRGAFSMSEPALGSDVSAITSKGIRDGDDYVLNGQKMWLTNGGTSSLVAVLCRSDEGHPEGTAPHKSMTTFLVEKEPGFGEVRPGLTIPGKIDKMGYKGVDTTELIMDDLRIPANRVLGGVTGRGFYQMMDGVEVGRVNVAARGCGVAQRAFELGISYAQQRHTFGKQIAQHQAIQFKLSEMATKVEAAHAMMVNAARKKDSGERNDLEAGMAKYLASEYCKEVVEDAFRIHGGYGFSKEYEIERLYREAPMLLIGEGTAEIQKMIIGRRLLEEYRFQG
- a CDS encoding phosphatidylserine decarboxylase, whose amino-acid sequence is MPHSQTSAPRGRVRLARGASPWLLPTVATAALSLARARRSGRWAAAAVPTTALAAGMLWFFRDPEREITQGRVISPADGVVQSIMPWKDGRTRVAIFMSPLNVHVNRAPLAGTVTSVEHIPGGYVPAFNKESENNERVVWHFDTELGDIEMVQIAGAVARRIVPYLPQGTKVEQGERIGLIRFGSRVDIYLPEGIDVAVEVGQPTTAGVTRIDRD
- the pssA gene encoding CDP-diacylglycerol--serine O-phosphatidyltransferase; its protein translation is MTVIDPETQTGWVPEAEAEDDIEDMPLSLRLSIADTLTLGNATCGFMAVYFTTTGILIPHLQGSQETGMGRHSAATAVILMLLAAIFDLCDGLVARKLRSSAMGAELDNLSDLISFGLAPAYFVLVYGMVADDAHQRVAAVAAIVVLLAVVLRLARFSCVTMKDGTFQGMPSPFGALTVVSIVLLQLPFVPTLLAVIGVAWLMVSRVEYPKPRGVLAVGMLSWIVGAMGLLAAWAFDAPGGQLLLQTGCALQVVLGAVIPLFATARRVNTFRGNRREARTAQLP
- a CDS encoding MarR family winged helix-turn-helix transcriptional regulator, which produces MPETPGPGTDRLMELLSVSLGAYYGDFTAAAAAEGLTASQGKTLSVLRRGPSAMRALATTLACDASNMTGIIDRLEKRALVRREPSPTDRRVKNVLLTAAGERTVDAIRAGMHTTLAGLEGLPDADRTVLADLLQRVFAVPAETGRTS
- a CDS encoding glycerate kinase, with product MTDGAVTEAARVLVAADKFKGSLTAVEVAERVTAGLRRIVPGVQVETLPVADGGDGTVAAAVAAGFDRHEVRVTGPLGEQLTAAFALRDGVAVVEMAEASGLQHLPAGVFAPLTATTYGSGELLRAALDAGARSIVFGVGGSATTDGGAGMLAALGARFLDAAGQPVGPGGGGLNELATADLSGLDTRLAGTEIVLASDVDNPLTGPKGAPAVYGPQKGASPEQVAALDAALTHFAAVLEKSIGAGAAEAALAPGAGAAGGIGFGALVGLGASFRAGIDVMLDVLGFAPAVARATLVVTGEGSLDEQTLHGKAPAGVAAAARAAGKEVVAVCGRLTLPAEVLGRAGIRRAYALTELEPDVERCIANAGPLLEQAAENIARDFLVRE